Proteins from a genomic interval of Fusarium oxysporum Fo47 chromosome I, complete sequence:
- a CDS encoding Tho complex subunit 7-domain-containing protein, whose amino-acid sequence MASTWDLLDPEEEAELHKTRLLNVEEKPFKRLTKRINTISQLLLPFDPAINGANTSEDIRSKLKQLKEDMNLDFDAFGSSITRMQFLHNANSQERERYRVDQDRILADCQSVRQNNIQLREQLEAAQATLAQRKQFDELAEKITSNRLLRPREDQIANLAKLEEECRELERESETYSETWRERREQFNRIMEEGMLLRRQIRDEKEEVDRREGMNEDAEDDAEVDKVGQTPRNEPSGNATPHPDGDSQMKADGDAGTPNPEALNGGTTPMRDTPAPDTLKPPSGHTESQSRGDSQAPSRDVSPMPPHDERKAESGEDVDMEEPEFSRAHDDGGMTPLVTVEPPESNDKMEVDN is encoded by the coding sequence ATGGCATCCACATGGGATCTCTTGGAtcctgaggaagaggctgagcTTCATAAGACTCGCCTCCTCAACGTGGAGGAGAAGCCTTTCAAGCGTCTCACCAAACGAATCAATACCATATCACAGCTCTTACTACCATTCGATCCTGCCATAAATGGAGCCAATACGTCTGAAGATATCAGGTCCAAactcaagcagctcaaggaggACATGAACCTTGACTTCGATGCTTTTGGCAGCAGTATCACGCGCATGCAGTTCCTCCACAACGCAAATTCCCAAGAACGTGAGCGCTACAGAGTCGACCAAGATCGTATCCTCGCCGATTGCCAATCAGTACGACAAAACAATATCCAACTTCGAGAGCAGCTCGAGGCCGCACAAGCCACCCTCGCACAGCGCAAACAATTCGATGAGCTAGCGGAAAAAATCACATCGAACCGCCTTCTTCGACCACGGGAAGACCAAATTGCCAACCTCGCTAAACTCGAGGAAGAGTGTCGAGAGCTAGAGCGAGAGAGCGAAACCTACAGCGAAACCTGGAGAGAACGGCGAGAACAATTCAATAGAATCATGGAAGAAGGGATGCTCTTGCGGCGACAGATTAGAGATGAAAAGGAGGAGGTCGATCGTCGAGAGGGTATGAAtgaggatgctgaggatgatgccGAAGTGGACAAGGTCGGCCAGACACCCAGAAACGAACCGAGCGGTAACGCGACACCTCATCCCGACGGGGATAGCCAGATGAAGGCAGATGGGGACGCAGGTACACCAAACCCAGAAGCTCTCAATGGAGGAACAACACCAATGAGGGATACACCAGCTCCAGACACGCTTAAGCCACCTTCTGGCCATACTGAGTCTCAAAGCCGGGGAGATAGCCAGGCCCCCAGTCGGGATGTTTCGCCTATGCCGCCACACGACGAGCGTAAGGCAGAATCGGGAGAGGATGTTGACATGGAGGAGCCTGAGTTCAGTCGAGCCCATGATGACGGAGGAATGACTCCCCTGGTGACAGTTGAGCCACCTGAAAGTAATGATAAGATGGAAGTAGACAATTAG
- a CDS encoding Rec8 like protein-domain-containing protein (N terminus of Rad21) — MFYSETLLNKSGPLARVWLSANLERKLSKNHILQSNVTDSVEAIITPNQAPMALRLSSQLLLGVVRIYQRKTRYLLDDCNEAMMKIKMAFRSSGNNDMAVNLQIPNREALTLPDRITPYDNFELPPPPDANWLLSQVEDVTAAPIGRKGRASQRDINLQEDYDNSQFLNDGMGMEDDMIAPLGNIDLELDFGLDDLGLEGTGLEPEGGRREDRTTAGPQIDDSELDFPQKDDDRAMTLDLPDERVQIHDGEDPDLMAIDFNPDDVSQVPDIAAYPPPRISESPLSDIDEDRAAQLEQDHSRYQMADLYEPDHEEDQIVRRPAQRAKKQKILTPDEEIALSSNHIKQQQANRDNIIKEGGFLPRDPFLLALMDMQKSGGFVSSIMGEGRSSAWAPELRNMLTLDTARGMNELKRKRDSGIADVESDHGASKSPRMLDVGSDTGLGFEGAFGEMSIPPEESRHEIPADDEMEDEEAGTMMPGFEDTTVALVHPAESGPVSQVTKHVVHQLRERFGDDAADSPSKRTQRAVLLQNLCPRQQTTKADATKMFFECLVLATKDAIKVEQGPGLGDDIRIRAKRGLWGAWAEREAGGEMSQDNDAPNEPERAAVASTAVAVSA, encoded by the exons ATGTTCTACTCAGAGACTTTGCTCAACAAGAGCGGGCCGCTCGCCCGCGTCTGGCTTTCTGCCAACCTCGAGCGCAAGCTATCAAAGAATCACATCCTCCAATCCAATGTTACAGACAGTGTGGAAGCCATCATCACGCCTAACCAGGCGCCGATGGCCTTGCGACTAAGCAGTCAGCTGCTTTTGGGTGTGGTTCGAATCTACCAAAGAAAGACGCGTTATCTTTTGGATGATTGCAATGAAGCTATGATGAAGATCAAAATG GCATTTCGGTCTTCGGGTAACAACGACATGGCCGTCAACCTACAAATCCCCAACCGGGAAGCCCTGACCCTTCCTGACAGAATCACCCCATACGATAATTTCGAACTACCTCCTCCACCAGACGCGAACTGGCTTTTGTCTCAAGTGGAGGATGTGACTGCTGCTCCAATTGGCCGCAAAGGACGCGCTAGTCAGCGTGACATCAACCTTCAAGAAGATTACGATAACAGCCAGTTTCTCAACGATGGCATGGGAATGGAAGATGACATGATTGCACCGCTGGGGAACATTGATTTGGAATTGGATTTtggtcttgatgatcttggcctTGAAGGGACAGGTCTCGAGCCCGAAGGTGGCCGAAGGGAGGATCGCACGACGGCTGGTCCCCAGATTGACGATTCAGAGCTTGATTTTCCCCAAAAGGACGACGATCGAGCGATGACTTTAGATCTGCCCGACGAGCGCGTTCAGATTCATGACGGCGAGGATCCCGACCTGATGGCAATTGACTTCAACCCTGACGATGTCTCCCAAGTACCTGATATCGCAGCTTACCCTCCTCCTCGAATTTCAGAGTCGCCGCTTTCCGACATCGACGAAGACCGGGCTGCACAGCTAGAACAGGATCACTCGAGATACCAGATGGCAGACCTTTATGAACCCGACCACGAGGAAGATCAGATCGTTCGACGACCAGCACAGCGCGCCAAGAAACAGAAGATACTCACACCTGATGAAGAAATCGCTCTCTCAAGTAACCACATcaagcaacaacaagccaACCGTGACAATATCATAAAGGAGGGTGGATTCCTTCCCCGTGACCCCTTTCTCCTGGCTTTAATGGATATGCAAAAGAGTGGAGGGTTCGTGTCATCAATCATGGGGGAAGGCCGAAGCTCAGCTTGGGCTCCAGAACTTCGCAATATGCTCACATTAGACACTGCTCGTGGCATGAACGAGCTCAAGCGCAAGCGTGACAGTGGTATTGCTGACGTCGAAAGTGACCACGGCGCTTCCAAGTCACCACGTATGCTCGATGTCGGTTCAGACACTGGACTTGGTTTCGAGGGCGCTTTCGGCGAAATGAGCATCCCCCCAGAGGAAAGCCGCCATGAAATCCCCGCcgacgatgagatggaggacGAAGAGGCAGGAACCATGATGCCTGGCTTTGAAGATACGACTGTTGCTCTGGTCCATCCCGCTGAGAGCGGTCCTGTTTCTCAAGTCACGAAACACGTAGTGCACCAATTGCGAGAGCGATTTGGTGACGATGCTGCTGACAGCCCCAGCAAGCGAACTCAGAGAGCAGTTCTCCTCCAGAACCTCTGCCCTAGACAACAGACCACCAAGGCCGATGCTACCAAAATGTTCTTTGAGTGTCTGGTTCTCGCGACCAAGGATGCCATCAAAGTCGAGCAGGGTCCTGGTCTAGGAGATGACATCCGGATAAGGGCGAAGCGTGGACTCTGGGGAGCCTGGGCGGAAAGAGAAGCTGGTGGTGAGATGTCTCAAGACAATGACGCCCCGAATGAGCCCGAACGTGCTGCAGTTGCTTCAACCGCAGTTGCTGTTTCAGCATAA
- a CDS encoding tubulin binding cofactor A, producing the protein MPPPSQLAIATGSVNRLLKEEASYHKEVEEEEAKVKALKEKIDSGANDDENASFMLKQQQTALEQTKAVFEPLRQKIAVAVEKLEEQLTVSEELNAPEDQVVQAKEALVKAKATQADA; encoded by the exons ATGCCGCCGCCTTCTCAACTCGCCATCGCTACAGGCTCTGTCAACCGACTCCTCAAAGAGGAGGCTTCATACCACaaagaggttgaggaggaggaagccaaggtcaaagctctgaaggagaagattgatAGCGGTGCAaacgatgatgagaatgctTCGTTCATGCTCAAACAGCAG CAAACTGCCCTTGAGCAGACAAAGGCCGTATTCGAACCCCTACGACAAAAGATCGCTGTCGCTGTCGAGAAGCTGGAGGAGCAACTCACTGTGAGCGAAGAGCTGAACGCTCCGGAGGACCAGGTGGTGCAGGCCAAGGAGGCGCTGGTAAAAGCCAAAGCTACCCAGGCCGATGCTTAA